In Aliamphritea ceti, a single window of DNA contains:
- a CDS encoding rhomboid family intramembrane serine protease — protein sequence MAIKRSVEFKWLIGFIGLLWLIEWVNQITGGGLRIYGLIPRHFEYVYGIVTAPLLHGGVGHLLGNTVPLVLLGIMVIQIRSVLIISAFVILLSGLLVWLFGRTSIHIGASGVVMGYWGFLLSYGWFTRSFRAVFYSVITILLYGGLIYTLLDFSEQVSFEMHIAGFVSGVICAWWLAKCKPPRRKQKQKVS from the coding sequence TTGGCGATAAAAAGATCAGTAGAATTTAAGTGGCTCATTGGCTTTATAGGTTTGCTGTGGCTGATTGAGTGGGTGAACCAGATAACGGGCGGTGGGTTGCGTATCTACGGCTTGATTCCCCGGCATTTTGAATATGTCTATGGGATTGTGACTGCGCCACTATTGCATGGTGGTGTGGGGCATCTGCTGGGCAATACTGTGCCGTTAGTGTTATTGGGCATAATGGTTATTCAAATCAGATCAGTGCTTATTATCAGTGCTTTCGTCATATTACTTAGTGGTTTGCTGGTCTGGTTGTTTGGTCGAACCAGCATTCACATTGGGGCGTCTGGTGTTGTGATGGGGTATTGGGGATTTTTGCTTAGCTATGGCTGGTTTACCCGATCATTTCGGGCTGTGTTTTATAGTGTGATTACAATTCTGTTATATGGTGGATTGATCTACACCCTTTTGGACTTCAGTGAGCAGGTGAGTTTTGAAATGCATATCGCTGGTTTTGTGAGTGGTGTTATCTGTGCGTGGTGGCTGGCAAAGTGCAAGCCACCACGGCGAAAGCAAAAACAAAAGGTAAGTTAA
- a CDS encoding NUDIX hydrolase gives MKFCSSCGANIRIEVPAGDNRPRHVCNSCEEVHYSNPKIIAGCLPVFEDKVLLCKRAIEPRIGYWTLPAGFMENNESTEQAASRETLEEANARVSSLQLYSLTSMTHISHVQMIYLAQLDDLDFFPGEESLEVELFTEANIPWEDIAFQSITNALRCYFEDRQNQQFPLRHFEINTPSKRPLNKASA, from the coding sequence ATGAAATTTTGTAGCAGCTGCGGTGCCAACATCCGTATTGAAGTACCGGCCGGGGACAACCGCCCACGGCATGTCTGTAACAGCTGCGAAGAAGTTCATTACTCAAACCCAAAAATCATTGCCGGATGCCTGCCTGTATTCGAAGACAAAGTATTACTCTGTAAGCGGGCTATCGAACCACGTATCGGCTATTGGACACTGCCTGCCGGCTTTATGGAAAACAACGAATCCACTGAACAGGCTGCCAGCAGGGAAACTCTTGAAGAAGCTAACGCGAGAGTCAGCAGCTTACAACTCTACAGCCTTACATCCATGACTCACATTAGCCATGTACAGATGATTTACCTGGCACAACTGGATGATCTCGACTTTTTCCCAGGCGAAGAAAGCCTGGAAGTAGAACTCTTCACTGAAGCCAATATCCCCTGGGAAGACATCGCCTTCCAAAGTATAACCAACGCTTTGCGCTGCTATTTTGAAGACCGTCAAAATCAGCAATTCCCACTCCGCCACTTCGAAATCAACACCCCTTCAAAGCGACCACTAAACAAAGCTTCAGCTTAA
- a CDS encoding CoA pyrophosphatase → MIQQLARRLHASSPRMLQHDGPEAAVLVALTKSNDPQVVLTRRTKHLSSHGGEVAFPGGKKDFEDFDLLTTALREAHEEVGLPPEQVEVLGTLSQSMSKHGLRVTPYVGLIDPDTDLTPNPAELDEIFTVPLSFFLEDKRHRTDAFQFRGKTHYVPAYEYQGNIIWGLTACILVELLNIGLDAKIPVKPRPEHQ, encoded by the coding sequence ATGATTCAGCAGTTAGCTCGCCGCTTACATGCCAGCTCGCCAAGAATGCTTCAGCATGATGGGCCGGAGGCGGCTGTGCTGGTAGCGTTAACTAAGAGTAATGATCCACAAGTAGTGTTAACCCGGCGTACTAAACATTTGTCTTCGCATGGGGGTGAGGTTGCGTTTCCGGGAGGTAAAAAAGACTTTGAAGATTTTGATTTACTGACGACTGCATTGCGTGAAGCACATGAAGAGGTAGGGCTGCCGCCCGAACAGGTTGAAGTTTTGGGGACGCTGAGCCAGTCAATGTCTAAGCATGGTTTAAGGGTTACGCCATATGTGGGACTGATTGATCCTGATACGGATTTAACACCTAACCCTGCAGAACTGGATGAGATATTTACTGTGCCTCTGAGTTTCTTTCTTGAAGATAAGCGACATCGTACAGATGCTTTTCAGTTTCGCGGTAAAACTCACTATGTGCCGGCGTATGAATATCAGGGTAATATTATTTGGGGGCTGACAGCCTGTATTTTGGTGGAACTTCTGAATATTGGTTTAGATGCCAAAATTCCGGTAAAGCCACGCCCTGAACATCAATAA
- a CDS encoding DUF1289 domain-containing protein, protein MTEQSTPVRSPCTGVCALDEQDLCIACRRSGMEIAEWGVMSNAQKLGVYGLIRERELADQKKRSG, encoded by the coding sequence ATGACTGAACAATCGACTCCTGTCCGTTCTCCCTGTACCGGTGTTTGTGCGCTGGATGAGCAGGATTTATGTATCGCCTGTCGTCGTAGTGGCATGGAAATCGCTGAGTGGGGTGTAATGAGTAATGCACAGAAGCTGGGTGTGTATGGGTTGATTCGTGAAAGAGAATTAGCAGATCAAAAAAAACGCTCCGGTTGA
- a CDS encoding HlyC/CorC family transporter encodes MDDASIGSLLGVLLFLIFCSAFFSSSETGMMSLNRYRLRHMVKNKHRAATKASKLLQRPDRLIGVILIGNNFVNILASAIATIVAVRLWGEAGIAIATASLTLVILIFAEVTPKTVAALHPDKIAFPASYILQPLLILLYPFVWIVNGITNCLLKLFRIKVSEGNHHHLSTEELRTLVNESGAVLQQRNQSMLLGVLELDDVAVNDIMIPRNEVIGIDLEDDIEVIIEQLSTTNHTRLPVYRGEVNKVVGMLHMRNLAQVFQQGAVTKAAILQVIHEPYFVPESTPLQTQLLNFQKAGQRIALVVDEYGDIQGVVTLEDILEQIVGELSTNDKEENQDIHRQEDGSFFIDGTANIRDVNKSLDWNLPTDGPKTINGLMTEVLESIPDANVCLMIGNYRIETLQVTANLIKTIRIIQLESNDDDDDDN; translated from the coding sequence TTGGACGACGCATCGATTGGCTCCCTGCTGGGAGTTCTGTTGTTTCTTATCTTTTGTTCTGCTTTCTTCTCCAGCTCCGAAACGGGCATGATGTCATTAAACCGCTATCGCCTGCGGCATATGGTGAAGAACAAACACCGGGCTGCAACCAAAGCCAGTAAACTACTGCAACGACCTGACCGCCTGATTGGCGTTATTCTGATCGGCAACAACTTCGTGAATATTCTCGCATCAGCGATTGCGACGATTGTTGCTGTTCGCTTGTGGGGAGAAGCTGGCATCGCAATCGCGACAGCCTCTCTAACACTGGTAATTCTGATTTTTGCAGAAGTCACCCCTAAAACGGTAGCTGCACTGCATCCGGATAAAATCGCCTTTCCAGCTTCTTATATACTCCAACCTCTGTTAATTCTGCTTTACCCTTTTGTATGGATCGTAAACGGTATTACTAACTGCCTGTTAAAGCTGTTTCGTATTAAGGTTTCTGAAGGTAACCATCACCACCTAAGCACCGAAGAGCTACGTACTCTGGTAAACGAATCCGGCGCAGTCCTGCAACAGCGCAACCAATCAATGCTATTGGGTGTACTGGAACTTGATGACGTTGCCGTTAACGACATCATGATTCCGCGAAATGAAGTTATCGGTATCGACCTCGAAGACGATATAGAAGTCATCATCGAACAACTCAGCACCACCAACCATACTCGCCTGCCGGTTTACCGGGGTGAAGTAAATAAAGTGGTAGGTATGCTCCATATGCGCAACCTTGCACAGGTATTTCAGCAAGGCGCGGTAACCAAGGCGGCTATTTTACAGGTTATTCATGAACCTTATTTTGTGCCTGAAAGCACTCCACTGCAGACCCAGCTTCTGAACTTCCAAAAGGCCGGCCAGCGAATAGCATTGGTTGTCGACGAGTACGGCGATATCCAGGGCGTGGTAACACTTGAAGATATTCTGGAACAAATCGTTGGTGAACTATCGACCAACGATAAAGAAGAAAACCAGGACATTCACCGTCAGGAAGATGGCAGCTTCTTTATTGATGGTACTGCCAACATTCGGGATGTGAATAAATCCCTGGACTGGAATTTACCAACAGATGGTCCTAAAACCATTAACGGCCTGATGACTGAAGTTCTGGAATCAATACCTGACGCTAATGTTTGTCTGATGATCGGTAATTACCGGATAGAAACGCTTCAGGTAACAGCCAACCTTATAAAGACTATTCGCATTATTCAGCTGGAAAGTAATGATGACGATGACGACGATAATTAA
- a CDS encoding cytochrome C assembly family protein, producing the protein MLILFTASAIIIYLAAAVMQVKNLQQGNRFSPTKVKGIALAAFAAHSYAVFLDLHRPMGIHLDFFSVGSLIAWLVVAMVLLSSLRQRIDNLFIGVFPMAAISLIFALFAPDTNIAKDFETGLVIHILLSIMAYSIFTLSVFQAVLLAKQEYQLKHHHTRGLIKSLPPLQIMEKLLFEMIWTGFILLTASLVTGFLVFDDLFAQHLVHKTALSIIAWLLYVVLLIGRHVMGWRSQKAVRWTVGSFTLLMLAFFGSKFVLELL; encoded by the coding sequence ATGCTGATCCTATTCACCGCAAGTGCAATTATTATTTACCTGGCCGCTGCTGTTATGCAGGTCAAAAACCTCCAGCAAGGCAATAGATTCTCGCCTACCAAAGTGAAAGGTATTGCTCTCGCCGCCTTCGCCGCTCATAGCTATGCCGTCTTCCTGGATCTGCACCGCCCAATGGGTATTCATCTGGACTTCTTCAGCGTCGGCTCTCTTATTGCCTGGCTGGTTGTCGCAATGGTTTTACTCAGCAGCCTGCGACAACGGATAGACAACCTGTTTATTGGCGTCTTCCCAATGGCAGCAATCTCACTGATATTCGCCCTGTTCGCTCCAGATACAAATATCGCCAAAGACTTTGAAACCGGGTTGGTTATTCATATTCTGCTTTCCATCATGGCGTACAGCATTTTCACCTTATCGGTATTTCAGGCGGTACTGCTTGCTAAACAGGAATATCAGCTGAAGCATCACCATACACGTGGACTAATTAAATCCCTGCCCCCACTGCAGATCATGGAAAAGCTGCTATTTGAAATGATCTGGACAGGCTTCATACTGCTCACAGCTTCACTGGTGACAGGTTTTCTGGTTTTTGACGATTTATTTGCGCAGCATCTTGTGCATAAAACAGCACTGTCAATCATTGCCTGGTTACTCTATGTAGTCCTGCTTATAGGTCGTCATGTGATGGGATGGCGCAGCCAGAAAGCCGTTCGCTGGACCGTTGGCAGCTTCACTCTGCTAATGCTGGCATTTTTTGGCAGTAAGTTCGTACTCGAACTGCTGTAA
- the ffh gene encoding signal recognition particle protein, with product MFENLTDRLSKTLRAVTGQAKLTEDNIKGTLREVRMALLEADVALPVVKAFIERVKERAVGQEVSKSLSPGQVFVKIVQQELEAVMGAANEELNLAAQPPAVIMMAGLQGAGKTTSVAKLSRFLRERKKKKVLVVSADVYRPAAIKQLETLATEVEVDFFPSSIDQKPIDIVNAAINHAKVKHFDVLIVDTAGRLHVDNDMMDEIKDLHAAIKPVETLFVVDAMTGQDAANTAKAFNDVLPLTGVVLTKTDGDARGGAALSVRHITGKPIKFLGVGEKVDALEPFHPDRVASRILGMGDVLSLIEEVEQKVDKDKAEKLAKKVQKGKGFDLEDFRDQLQQMKNMGGMSSLMDKLPGMGQMGQMMQGGNMAGAEKNFMQMEAIINSMTPHERRRPDVISGSRKKRIAAGSGTQIQDINRLLKQHKQMQKMMKKFSTKGGMAKMMRGMKGMLPPGMGGGMGGGMGGMGGPGGFPKL from the coding sequence ATGTTTGAGAATCTGACGGATCGCCTGTCGAAAACGTTACGGGCAGTGACTGGTCAAGCCAAGCTGACCGAAGACAATATTAAAGGTACTTTGCGTGAAGTGCGCATGGCCCTGCTGGAGGCGGATGTTGCGCTGCCAGTTGTTAAGGCATTTATCGAACGCGTAAAAGAACGTGCTGTCGGTCAGGAAGTCAGCAAAAGTCTGAGTCCTGGGCAGGTTTTCGTTAAAATCGTTCAGCAAGAGCTGGAAGCGGTTATGGGGGCTGCTAATGAAGAGCTGAACCTGGCTGCTCAACCACCGGCTGTGATTATGATGGCGGGCTTGCAGGGGGCGGGTAAAACTACTTCCGTTGCTAAACTGTCGCGTTTTCTGCGTGAACGTAAGAAAAAGAAAGTGTTGGTTGTATCAGCAGACGTTTATCGCCCGGCAGCGATTAAGCAGCTGGAAACACTGGCGACTGAGGTTGAGGTGGATTTCTTCCCGTCCAGCATTGATCAGAAGCCAATTGATATCGTAAATGCGGCGATTAACCACGCTAAAGTGAAGCATTTTGATGTACTGATTGTTGATACGGCGGGCCGTTTGCACGTTGATAACGACATGATGGATGAGATCAAAGATCTTCATGCTGCTATAAAGCCTGTTGAAACACTGTTCGTGGTAGATGCCATGACAGGTCAGGATGCTGCCAATACCGCTAAGGCGTTCAATGATGTGCTGCCGTTGACCGGTGTGGTTCTGACAAAAACTGACGGTGATGCCCGTGGTGGTGCTGCACTGTCTGTGCGTCATATTACTGGCAAGCCAATCAAATTCCTGGGTGTGGGTGAGAAGGTAGATGCGCTTGAGCCTTTCCATCCGGACCGTGTTGCTTCCCGTATTTTGGGTATGGGCGATGTCCTGTCCCTGATTGAGGAAGTTGAACAGAAGGTTGATAAAGACAAAGCTGAAAAGCTGGCGAAGAAAGTTCAGAAAGGTAAAGGCTTCGATCTGGAAGATTTCCGTGATCAGCTACAGCAAATGAAAAACATGGGCGGCATGTCCTCTTTGATGGACAAGTTGCCTGGTATGGGACAGATGGGCCAGATGATGCAAGGCGGCAATATGGCCGGCGCTGAAAAGAACTTTATGCAGATGGAAGCCATCATTAATTCGATGACGCCTCATGAGCGTCGCCGTCCAGATGTAATAAGCGGTTCACGTAAAAAGCGTATCGCTGCAGGTTCGGGTACACAGATTCAGGACATAAACCGTTTGCTGAAGCAGCATAAGCAAATGCAGAAGATGATGAAGAAGTTCTCCACTAAAGGTGGAATGGCCAAAATGATGCGCGGTATGAAAGGTATGTTGCCTCCAGGAATGGGTGGTGGCATGGGCGGAGGAATGGGTGGTATGGGTGGTCCGGGCGGATTTCCTAAGCTTTAA
- the rpsP gene encoding 30S ribosomal protein S16 yields the protein MVTIRLARSGAKKRPFYHLSVADSRNPRDGRFIERVGFFNPLAKGQEERLRVNLERVEHWVSKGAQVSDRVATLLKEAKSA from the coding sequence ATGGTAACTATTCGTTTAGCTCGCAGCGGCGCTAAAAAGCGTCCTTTCTATCACCTTTCTGTTGCAGATTCTCGTAATCCTCGTGACGGTCGTTTTATTGAGCGTGTTGGCTTCTTCAACCCGCTGGCGAAAGGTCAGGAAGAGCGTCTGCGCGTCAATCTTGAACGCGTTGAACATTGGGTATCTAAAGGTGCTCAGGTTTCAGACCGTGTTGCTACGCTTCTGAAAGAAGCTAAAAGCGCATAA
- the rimM gene encoding ribosome maturation factor RimM (Essential for efficient processing of 16S rRNA), with amino-acid sequence MNGLTSEQTTIVGRITTIYGVKGWVKIYSHTEPMESILDYSPWLLNRNGQWLPVKISDGKKHGKGLVAKLTGVDDREVARDYCGLDIAIETSLLPALDTGEFYWSQLEKLNVITESGEQLGKVSHLIATGSNDVLVVKGNGQSIDRRERLIPYLPDQVIKEINLDEGTIRVDWDPEF; translated from the coding sequence ATGAATGGTTTAACGTCTGAGCAAACAACGATTGTTGGGCGCATTACAACCATCTACGGTGTTAAAGGGTGGGTGAAAATTTATTCGCACACTGAGCCGATGGAAAGCATTCTTGATTATTCGCCATGGCTGCTGAACAGAAATGGTCAGTGGTTGCCGGTCAAAATTTCTGACGGCAAAAAGCATGGCAAAGGACTGGTTGCTAAATTAACAGGTGTGGATGATCGGGAAGTGGCTCGCGACTATTGCGGCCTGGATATCGCGATTGAAACCAGCCTGTTACCAGCACTGGACACCGGTGAATTTTACTGGAGTCAGCTGGAAAAGCTAAATGTTATTACTGAGTCCGGCGAGCAGCTGGGTAAGGTAAGTCACTTGATTGCGACCGGTTCAAATGATGTTCTGGTGGTTAAAGGTAATGGTCAGAGTATTGATCGCCGTGAGCGATTGATTCCGTACCTGCCTGATCAGGTGATAAAAGAAATAAACCTTGATGAAGGTACGATTCGGGTCGATTGGGATCCGGAGTTTTAA
- the trmD gene encoding tRNA (guanosine(37)-N1)-methyltransferase TrmD, producing MWIGVVSLFPEMFEAVTCHGVTGRAVRNNLLDVQCWNPRDFTKDKHRTVDDRPYGGGPGMLMKVQPLRDAIHAARQAAGADEGVKVIYLSPQGRRLDHAGVKELASAEKLVLVAGRYEGIDERLLETEIDEEWSLGDFVLSGGELPAMVMIDAVARLLPGVLGHADSAAEDSFSDGLLDCPHYTRPEKLDEMSVPDVLLSGNHEAIRRWRLKQQLGRTSQRRPDLLEDLELDKEQQTLLNEFIQEA from the coding sequence GTGTGGATCGGTGTTGTCAGTCTTTTTCCTGAGATGTTCGAGGCGGTTACCTGCCACGGTGTAACAGGAAGAGCAGTGCGCAATAACTTGTTGGATGTGCAGTGCTGGAATCCAAGGGATTTCACTAAAGATAAACACCGTACCGTTGACGACCGCCCTTATGGTGGTGGTCCCGGCATGTTGATGAAGGTGCAGCCGCTGCGGGATGCTATCCATGCGGCCAGGCAAGCTGCCGGTGCAGATGAAGGCGTTAAAGTTATTTATTTGTCACCGCAGGGGCGCCGTCTTGATCATGCAGGCGTGAAAGAGTTAGCCAGTGCAGAAAAGCTGGTGTTGGTTGCTGGACGCTACGAAGGTATTGATGAGCGTCTGCTGGAAACTGAAATCGATGAAGAGTGGTCGCTGGGGGATTTTGTTCTCAGTGGCGGCGAATTACCGGCAATGGTGATGATCGATGCGGTGGCCAGGTTGCTTCCGGGTGTTCTTGGACATGCGGATTCAGCAGCAGAAGATTCTTTTAGCGACGGTTTACTGGATTGTCCGCATTATACGCGGCCTGAAAAACTTGACGAAATGTCCGTACCTGATGTGTTGCTTAGCGGTAATCACGAGGCAATCAGACGCTGGCGTCTGAAGCAGCAATTAGGCAGAACCTCACAGAGGCGCCCTGATTTGTTGGAAGACCTTGAGTTAGATAAAGAGCAGCAAACATTGTTAAACGAATTTATCCAGGAGGCCTGA
- the rplS gene encoding 50S ribosomal protein L19 yields the protein MSSKNPIIQQIEAEQMTKDVPEFAPGDTVVVQVKVVEGERKRLQAFEGVVIGKRNRGVNSAFTVRKISHGVGVERTFQTFATSVDSIAVKRRGDVRQAKLYYLRERSGKSARIKEKLAK from the coding sequence ATGAGCAGCAAAAATCCAATCATTCAGCAGATTGAAGCTGAACAGATGACTAAAGACGTTCCTGAATTTGCACCGGGTGATACCGTTGTTGTTCAGGTTAAAGTTGTAGAAGGCGAGCGTAAGCGTCTGCAGGCTTTTGAAGGCGTTGTTATCGGTAAGCGTAACCGTGGCGTTAACTCTGCTTTCACTGTACGTAAAATTTCTCACGGTGTGGGTGTTGAGCGTACTTTCCAGACTTTCGCTACCAGCGTTGACAGCATTGCTGTTAAGCGTCGTGGTGACGTTCGTCAGGCTAAACTGTACTACCTGCGTGAGCGTAGCGGTAAGTCTGCACGTATCAAAGAAAAGTTGGCTAAATAA
- a CDS encoding DUF1638 domain-containing protein: MGIVKQQTPEHRTLLLACGALAKEVVALTAHNNLMHIDIQCLPAYLHHRPVLIPDAMRKAIEKYQHSYAKIFVIYGDCGTAGALDDVLDEYSIERIPGPHCFSFFEGNTRFANNDEDVTSFFLTDFFCRHFDKFMWQQYGLDKTPSMLPFMFGNYKKLVYVAQTQDEYLYNKAIEIAQRLELEFEYRFRGYSDLEIFIHNISE, encoded by the coding sequence ATGGGCATAGTAAAACAACAGACCCCGGAGCACCGCACTTTACTGCTCGCCTGCGGCGCACTGGCAAAAGAAGTCGTCGCTCTGACAGCGCACAACAACCTTATGCATATTGATATTCAATGCTTGCCTGCATATTTACATCACCGACCAGTACTCATTCCTGACGCAATGCGCAAAGCTATTGAAAAATACCAGCACTCTTATGCAAAGATTTTTGTTATTTATGGCGATTGCGGCACCGCAGGCGCACTTGATGATGTATTAGACGAATACAGTATCGAACGCATCCCCGGCCCACACTGTTTTTCATTCTTCGAGGGCAACACACGCTTTGCAAACAACGATGAAGATGTAACTTCTTTCTTTTTAACTGATTTTTTCTGCCGTCATTTTGACAAATTCATGTGGCAGCAATACGGTTTGGACAAAACGCCCAGCATGCTGCCGTTCATGTTCGGTAACTATAAAAAGCTGGTTTATGTCGCACAAACTCAGGACGAGTATTTATACAATAAAGCCATAGAAATCGCCCAACGCCTAGAGCTCGAATTCGAGTACCGCTTCCGAGGATACAGCGACCTAGAAATCTTTATTCACAATATTAGCGAATAA
- the xerD gene encoding site-specific tyrosine recombinase XerD has translation MLKQQAEVVQLSKDNVQVIDSYLDAVWLEKGLSDNSLQSYRRDLRQFAQWLQERGYGLLQLERLELLSYLNWRVTQRLKPASTSRMLSCLRGFYRYYVREAVLSVDPTLDIESPKRGRSLPKTMTETEVEALLEAPNTNDPLDFRDRTMLEMLYAAGLRVTELVSLQLGQINPRQGIIRVVGKGDKERLVPLGDEAARWLRDYVQHVRPLLISDSNNEVVFPSRRGTQMTRQTFWYRIKRHGLAAGLTHLPSPHVLRHAFATHLLNHGADLRVVQLLLGHSDLSTTQIYTHVAQQRLQSLHREHHPRG, from the coding sequence GTGTTGAAGCAGCAGGCGGAAGTCGTGCAGTTATCGAAAGATAATGTGCAGGTAATTGATAGCTATCTGGATGCTGTCTGGCTGGAGAAAGGGCTGAGTGATAATTCTTTGCAGTCTTACAGGCGGGATCTGCGTCAGTTTGCGCAGTGGTTGCAGGAACGGGGTTATGGTTTGCTGCAATTAGAGCGGCTTGAGTTGCTCAGTTATCTTAACTGGCGAGTTACACAGCGTTTAAAGCCTGCTTCTACGTCAAGAATGTTGTCCTGTTTACGAGGATTTTATCGCTACTATGTTCGTGAGGCGGTGTTGAGCGTTGATCCAACATTGGATATTGAAAGCCCTAAGCGGGGCCGTAGTTTGCCTAAAACTATGACTGAAACGGAAGTTGAAGCCCTGCTGGAGGCGCCAAATACGAATGACCCGCTGGACTTCCGCGACCGTACGATGCTGGAGATGCTCTACGCTGCCGGATTGCGGGTAACTGAGCTGGTGTCTTTGCAGTTGGGTCAGATCAATCCCCGACAGGGTATTATTCGAGTGGTGGGTAAAGGTGATAAAGAGCGCCTGGTTCCGCTGGGTGATGAAGCTGCCCGATGGTTGCGTGATTACGTACAGCATGTGCGACCTTTGCTGATTAGCGATTCGAATAATGAAGTGGTGTTTCCAAGTCGGCGGGGCACGCAAATGACAAGGCAAACATTTTGGTATCGCATTAAGCGTCATGGTCTGGCCGCAGGGTTAACACATTTGCCGTCTCCGCATGTCTTACGGCATGCTTTCGCGACGCATTTACTGAACCATGGAGCTGACTTAAGAGTGGTGCAGTTACTGTTGGGGCATAGTGATTTATCTACAACCCAGATTTATACTCATGTGGCGCAGCAACGGCTTCAGTCTTTGCATCGTGAACATCACCCCCGTGGGTAA
- a CDS encoding DsbC family protein, which produces MRKFLMMAAALFAFVATVQAEENKEAGIRDALRGLNAMVPIVDVKPAAFPGLYQVTLKSGETLYTNDTGSHFVVGDMFQVSDAGGLVNLTEEAKKGDRIALISSNDASDAITFAAEGEKKASITVFTDVDCFYCRKLHKEIADINALGIEVRYLAFPRAGSGSPAHMTMDSVWCAAEGERKGLMTKAKQGESLPAANSSCESPVLAQMNVGRKAGVTGTPALVLEDGTLVPGYVPAARLAEMLEVN; this is translated from the coding sequence ATGCGTAAATTTTTGATGATGGCAGCTGCACTGTTTGCATTTGTTGCTACCGTACAGGCGGAAGAGAATAAAGAGGCTGGTATACGTGATGCTTTGCGTGGCCTGAATGCTATGGTGCCGATCGTTGATGTTAAACCGGCGGCCTTTCCTGGTTTGTATCAAGTGACGTTGAAGAGTGGCGAAACGCTATATACCAATGATACCGGTAGCCACTTTGTAGTTGGCGATATGTTTCAGGTGAGTGATGCTGGTGGTTTGGTTAACTTGACCGAAGAAGCAAAGAAAGGTGATCGGATTGCGTTGATATCCAGTAATGATGCCAGTGATGCAATTACTTTTGCCGCTGAAGGCGAAAAGAAAGCCAGTATCACAGTGTTTACAGATGTGGATTGCTTCTATTGCCGGAAACTGCATAAAGAGATTGCAGATATTAATGCGCTGGGTATAGAGGTGCGTTATTTAGCATTTCCACGTGCTGGGTCAGGTTCTCCGGCGCATATGACGATGGATTCTGTTTGGTGTGCTGCTGAAGGTGAACGTAAAGGCTTAATGACTAAAGCTAAGCAGGGTGAGAGCTTGCCTGCAGCAAATAGTAGCTGTGAAAGTCCGGTGCTGGCGCAAATGAATGTAGGCCGTAAAGCAGGCGTTACAGGTACGCCTGCGTTAGTCCTTGAAGATGGAACCCTGGTGCCGGGTTACGTACCTGCAGCCCGTCTTGCTGAGATGCTAGAAGTAAATTGA